From the genome of Leptospira langatensis:
ATCGTCTAACGCTGAAATTTTTCCGGTAAGCTTCCAGATCTGCAAGACTCCTTCGTAACAGGCGAAAACCCTTCTCGCGAGTATTTGGGAATCTACGGCTTTGGGAACCTGTCCCTTACTCTGTGCTTCCTTTAAATAGACTGCTAAGAAATCAATGGTCCTTTGGGTCAGCTTCTTCACTTCTTCCGAGATAGGAAGGGAGGTGGATGCGATCTGAGCTGCGATATTTGCCATGGGACAGCCTGCAAATTGACTATTCCGCGCCTGTCTCCTTAATATTTGGGTCCAAGCTTGGATGAATTCCTTTGCATTCTTAGATCTTGCTTTCAATTTTTCTAATAGAACGATCTGCTCTTTCCCGTAAAATTCTATATAGGCACGACCTAACGCGTCTTTAGAGGGAAAATAATCATAAAAACTGGCCTTAGCAGTCTTGGATTCTTGTATGATCTGGTTGATCCCGGTATTCCCGAATCCCTGGAGTTGGAAGAGTCGGACTGCAGTTTCTAAAATTCGGTCTTTGGGGCCAGTTTCTCTGCTTGACAGTTTTGTTTTCATGGGGTTTCATAACAGACAGACTTGTCTGTTCGTTTTCTATCTGTTTAGAAGATACTAAAAACGTTCTAA
Proteins encoded in this window:
- a CDS encoding TetR/AcrR family transcriptional regulator; the protein is MKTKLSSRETGPKDRILETAVRLFQLQGFGNTGINQIIQESKTAKASFYDYFPSKDALGRAYIEFYGKEQIVLLEKLKARSKNAKEFIQAWTQILRRQARNSQFAGCPMANIAAQIASTSLPISEEVKKLTQRTIDFLAVYLKEAQSKGQVPKAVDSQILARRVFACYEGVLQIWKLTGKISALDDLPGMAEAILKYPTKD